Proteins encoded by one window of Teretinema zuelzerae:
- a CDS encoding NAD(P)H-dependent oxidoreductase subunit E — MSEKIKVVICSGTACFVMGASEILLLEESLPEDLKDKVEIEGATCLGLCKDSKNGKAPFVTINGEVMTEATLPGVLQKIQEFADA, encoded by the coding sequence ATGTCAGAGAAAATCAAGGTCGTTATCTGTTCCGGAACCGCCTGCTTCGTCATGGGCGCGTCGGAGATTCTTCTTCTGGAAGAGAGTCTGCCGGAAGATTTGAAAGATAAGGTTGAAATCGAGGGAGCCACCTGTCTCGGCCTGTGCAAGGATTCGAAGAACGGAAAGGCGCCTTTCGTAACGATAAACGGAGAAGTGATGACTGAAGCGACCCTGCCGGGCGTGCTTCAGAAAATTCAGGAGTTTGCAGATGCTTAA
- a CDS encoding [Fe-Fe] hydrogenase large subunit C-terminal domain-containing protein translates to MNYQNPIYTEKTQCQDCYKCIRECPVKAIRVENGHAQVVSDKCVLCGHCVTVCPAGAKRVRDDLIRAKQLLTLKKQVIVSLAPSFASEFPGISPETLSQAIRALGFYGVSETAIGADLVSAQLASDFASDPERRLYLSSACPVAVEYLKLYLPEAAPHITDRASPLLAHTRLLRDLYGPDTGVVFVGPCIAKKREADVWGTIDCAISFRDLRLWIETAGISLAALEAKPRASPSSESFIPYRAAKGSLYPVDGGMIAAVKKYPGTENVRMMSVTGLAEIDRALRGLDPAELRHPLFMELLACPGGCINGPLSNSATSTALKRITLLDYAESSADTLEAERPNMEGTLPVNTTPPIRHTDEEICAALRQVGKYDIHDELNCGSCGYDTCRAFAEALLEHRAEKVMCVSYMRKLAQNKANGLIKAIPSGVVIADSALKIVECNENFARLMGEDTKAMFDAKPGMEGADLEKISGIARFFKDVMALDGPDVVEHELREGTKIFQTTVFSIEKGESACGVIQDVTAPQIQRERVIKQTRRVINKNLAVVQKIAFLLGENAAETEATLNSIIDSFTESDEGKE, encoded by the coding sequence ATGAATTATCAGAATCCGATTTACACGGAAAAAACTCAATGCCAAGACTGCTATAAATGTATACGCGAATGCCCCGTCAAGGCAATACGTGTGGAGAACGGGCATGCCCAGGTAGTGTCGGACAAGTGCGTGCTGTGCGGCCATTGCGTCACCGTATGCCCTGCGGGCGCAAAGCGCGTCCGCGACGATCTGATCCGCGCGAAGCAGCTGTTAACCCTGAAAAAACAGGTTATCGTTTCTCTTGCGCCCTCTTTCGCCTCCGAATTTCCCGGCATTTCCCCGGAAACGCTTTCTCAAGCGATCAGGGCATTGGGATTCTACGGCGTATCGGAAACCGCGATCGGGGCCGATTTGGTTTCCGCCCAGCTCGCAAGCGATTTCGCATCCGATCCCGAGCGCCGGCTGTATCTTTCTTCGGCCTGCCCGGTTGCGGTGGAGTATCTGAAACTGTATCTTCCGGAAGCGGCGCCGCATATCACCGATAGGGCTTCTCCGTTGCTGGCGCACACACGTCTTTTACGCGATCTCTACGGCCCGGATACGGGCGTCGTTTTCGTCGGACCCTGCATCGCGAAAAAACGGGAAGCCGACGTGTGGGGAACGATCGATTGCGCCATATCCTTCAGGGATCTGCGTTTATGGATCGAGACTGCCGGAATTTCGCTGGCCGCTTTGGAAGCGAAGCCGCGGGCGTCGCCTTCCTCAGAATCCTTTATCCCGTACCGCGCTGCCAAAGGCTCGCTCTACCCGGTGGACGGCGGCATGATCGCCGCGGTGAAGAAATATCCGGGAACCGAAAACGTCCGCATGATGTCTGTTACCGGCCTTGCCGAGATCGACCGGGCGCTGCGCGGCCTTGATCCCGCCGAGCTGCGGCATCCGCTGTTTATGGAGCTTCTCGCGTGTCCCGGCGGCTGCATAAACGGTCCGCTTTCGAATTCGGCGACGTCTACCGCCTTGAAGCGCATAACCCTGCTCGATTACGCCGAAAGCTCAGCCGACACTTTGGAAGCCGAGCGCCCGAATATGGAAGGAACGCTGCCGGTGAATACGACGCCTCCGATCCGCCATACCGACGAAGAGATTTGCGCGGCGCTCCGGCAGGTCGGCAAATACGATATTCACGACGAATTGAACTGCGGAAGCTGCGGCTACGACACCTGCAGGGCCTTCGCGGAAGCCCTTCTCGAGCACCGGGCCGAGAAGGTCATGTGCGTTTCCTATATGCGCAAGCTCGCCCAGAACAAGGCGAACGGCTTGATCAAAGCGATTCCTTCCGGCGTTGTGATCGCCGATTCGGCCCTGAAGATCGTAGAGTGCAATGAAAACTTCGCCCGGCTGATGGGCGAAGACACCAAGGCCATGTTCGACGCGAAGCCCGGAATGGAGGGTGCCGATCTGGAAAAAATTTCCGGAATCGCGCGCTTCTTCAAGGACGTGATGGCGCTCGACGGGCCCGATGTGGTTGAACACGAACTGCGGGAAGGAACGAAGATTTTCCAGACGACCGTTTTTTCCATTGAAAAGGGCGAGAGCGCTTGCGGCGTCATTCAGGACGTTACGGCTCCGCAGATACAACGGGAGCGGGTGATAAAGCAAACTCGCCGGGTTATCAACAAGAATCTCGCGGTTGTGCAGAAAATAGCGTTTTTGCTGGGCGAGAACGCCGCGGAGACTGAAGCGACGCTCAACTCGATCATCGATTCGTTTACGGAAAGCGACGAAGGAAAGGAATGA
- a CDS encoding HoxN/HupN/NixA family nickel/cobalt transporter yields the protein MSGNGSAGKALLAVVLILASVSLPLRANPFTGSGTSPSVRTAPADASLVSRQSEIRSSLAEAFTAYGEEGSWSMLWGILGFSFVYGVLHASGPGHRKTVVFSLYLARKAPPIEPLLTGVFLAVLHGGASIAVMSAFKGVGGAISGKTDALARYLEGGSYSLLVAASLLLLVMSLREFFSIPTEEKRSKAGRMSLGALFASGVYPCPGAILVLVLALTLDRFFLGILSVLSMSLGMSVPIILAGYLAWFGRTGLFLGLKSNTVFLGRISAGIEFLGYLLLFLFSVWMALPFLQGLYNQVLR from the coding sequence TTGTCTGGTAACGGGTCTGCGGGGAAGGCCTTGCTTGCCGTTGTATTGATTCTCGCGTCGGTTTCCTTGCCCCTCCGGGCGAATCCCTTCACCGGTTCGGGGACCTCTCCTTCGGTGAGAACCGCGCCGGCAGACGCCTCGCTCGTATCCAGACAATCGGAGATTCGTTCTTCTTTAGCTGAAGCCTTCACGGCATACGGAGAGGAAGGCTCCTGGTCGATGCTCTGGGGCATTCTCGGCTTTTCCTTTGTCTACGGAGTTCTTCACGCCTCAGGTCCCGGGCATCGCAAAACGGTCGTGTTTTCCCTGTATCTGGCGCGCAAAGCTCCTCCGATCGAACCCCTGCTGACCGGCGTGTTTCTCGCGGTGTTGCACGGCGGCGCCTCCATAGCGGTCATGAGCGCTTTCAAGGGAGTTGGCGGAGCAATATCGGGCAAAACCGACGCTCTTGCCCGGTATCTCGAGGGCGGATCCTACAGTCTGTTGGTTGCAGCTTCCCTGCTGCTGCTTGTCATGTCCCTGCGCGAATTCTTTTCGATCCCAACCGAAGAGAAAAGAAGCAAGGCGGGACGGATGAGTTTGGGGGCGCTCTTCGCCAGCGGAGTATATCCCTGTCCCGGCGCTATTTTGGTTTTGGTTCTCGCCCTGACGCTCGATAGATTTTTCCTGGGTATACTGTCCGTATTGTCGATGTCTCTTGGAATGAGCGTTCCGATCATTCTCGCGGGCTATCTTGCCTGGTTCGGCCGGACCGGTCTCTTCCTCGGCCTAAAAAGCAATACAGTTTTTCTTGGAAGAATCTCCGCCGGCATCGAGTTCTTAGGATATCTGCTTTTGTTTCTTTTTTCCGTATGGATGGCGCTGCCCTTTCTGCAAGGCCTCTATAATCAGGTCTTGAGATAA
- a CDS encoding SpoIIE family protein phosphatase: protein MSDLLTGGTFIEVGHYQLYKAGQGAGGDSFLSQKHDNDGRIITVLSDGLGSGIKAGVLSTLTATMAMKFIAADIPIKRAANIIMNTLPVCKERGISYATFTLVDIEPNSAVRIMEYDNPYYILVRQHTVVEPIKQCTTIERKNKKTAPTREAVLYYSDYRARPGDRLVFFSDGVTQSGMGTKAHPMGWGACAVQDYVLEKIQENPFVSARDLARLVVQQAHRNDAFKAKDDITCGVIYFRHPRDLLILTGPPVNPEHDDEMARDFNAFPGRKILCGGTTANIISRQTGKPVKLQLKKIDPKIPPMSVMEGADLVTEGIITLGKVSEILERGALRGGNILEGEGDNGATRIVEMLLDSDRIHFMVGTKINEAHQDPNMPVELEIRRNIVKKIQALLSEQYLKDVQVRYL, encoded by the coding sequence ATGAGCGATCTTCTTACCGGGGGAACCTTCATAGAGGTCGGGCACTACCAGCTGTATAAGGCCGGGCAGGGCGCCGGAGGAGATTCCTTCCTCTCCCAGAAGCACGACAACGACGGACGCATTATAACGGTTCTCTCGGACGGCCTGGGCTCGGGAATAAAGGCGGGCGTACTTTCGACGCTGACAGCTACCATGGCGATGAAATTCATCGCGGCGGACATCCCTATAAAGCGCGCCGCCAATATCATCATGAATACTCTTCCTGTCTGCAAGGAGCGGGGAATCAGCTATGCCACGTTCACGCTCGTAGATATCGAGCCGAATTCGGCCGTGCGAATAATGGAGTATGATAATCCCTACTATATTCTGGTTCGCCAGCATACGGTGGTCGAACCGATAAAGCAGTGTACGACTATAGAAAGGAAAAACAAAAAAACGGCGCCCACCCGTGAAGCCGTGCTGTATTATTCCGATTACCGGGCCCGCCCGGGCGACCGGCTGGTGTTTTTTTCCGACGGCGTAACCCAGTCCGGCATGGGGACAAAAGCCCATCCGATGGGCTGGGGCGCGTGCGCGGTTCAGGATTACGTGCTGGAGAAGATACAGGAGAATCCGTTCGTGAGCGCGCGGGATCTCGCGAGGCTGGTAGTGCAGCAGGCTCACCGGAACGACGCGTTCAAGGCAAAGGACGACATCACCTGCGGCGTGATTTATTTCCGCCATCCCCGGGACCTTTTGATTCTGACGGGACCGCCGGTGAATCCCGAGCACGACGACGAAATGGCCCGCGATTTCAACGCGTTTCCCGGCCGGAAGATTCTGTGCGGAGGAACCACCGCGAACATCATCTCGCGCCAGACCGGAAAACCGGTCAAGCTGCAGCTCAAGAAGATCGATCCGAAAATTCCGCCGATGTCGGTTATGGAAGGCGCCGATCTCGTCACCGAAGGCATTATCACCCTCGGAAAGGTTTCCGAGATTCTGGAGCGGGGAGCCCTGCGCGGCGGCAATATTCTCGAGGGAGAGGGCGACAACGGGGCCACCCGGATCGTCGAAATGCTTCTCGACAGCGACAGGATTCATTTTATGGTGGGAACGAAAATCAACGAGGCCCATCAGGATCCCAATATGCCGGTTGAACTTGAAATCAGACGAAATATCGTCAAAAAAATACAAGCGTTGCTTTCAGAACAGTACCTGAAAGATGTTCAGGTGCGGTATCTCTAA
- a CDS encoding DUF1007 family protein — translation MDMSRVQSPRAVRKLVLILVLACAASFAHAHPHMFLKSSAEFVWDGDALSGCWLEWTFDEFFSADIIHGFDLNQDGKFSEQESRDVFAGAFSNLKNYYYFTFIREGSTRSNPKEIQRFSAKQTDGKLSYRFFVDLSSTSGNELALAVYDYTFFCDISYTEKNPVVLTHGGEVSPRYEIRENRSFPVYYNPKGAIDDTTVYYEWKKGLMTYYPREIVLVW, via the coding sequence ATGGATATGAGCCGGGTTCAATCGCCGCGCGCCGTGAGGAAGCTCGTTCTAATTCTTGTTTTAGCATGCGCGGCGTCTTTTGCGCATGCGCATCCGCATATGTTCCTGAAGAGTTCCGCAGAATTCGTATGGGACGGAGACGCGCTTTCCGGTTGCTGGCTGGAATGGACCTTCGACGAGTTTTTCAGCGCCGACATCATTCACGGCTTTGATTTGAATCAGGACGGAAAATTTTCCGAGCAGGAAAGCCGGGACGTATTCGCGGGAGCCTTCAGCAATCTAAAAAACTATTACTATTTCACCTTCATCAGGGAAGGTTCCACCAGATCGAATCCGAAAGAGATACAGCGCTTTTCCGCGAAGCAAACCGACGGGAAGCTGTCCTATCGGTTCTTCGTCGACCTTTCTTCGACGAGCGGAAACGAGCTTGCGCTGGCGGTATACGATTATACGTTTTTCTGCGATATCTCCTATACCGAGAAAAATCCCGTCGTACTGACCCACGGAGGCGAAGTCTCTCCGCGTTACGAAATCCGGGAGAACCGCAGCTTCCCGGTGTACTACAATCCCAAGGGTGCTATCGACGACACGACCGTGTACTATGAATGGAAAAAAGGCTTGATGACGTATTATCCCCGGGAGATTGTTCTTGTCTGGTAA
- a CDS encoding (2Fe-2S) ferredoxin domain-containing protein has translation MESPETVITVCMGSSCFSRGNNINAEIIERFLQERNLSGRVVIQGCLCEGHCKDGPNIKIDGELIQGVKPGMIADLLEHKLCRSEQ, from the coding sequence ATGGAATCACCTGAAACCGTAATCACTGTTTGCATGGGCAGTTCCTGCTTTTCCCGGGGAAACAACATCAATGCTGAAATTATAGAGCGTTTTCTCCAGGAGCGAAATTTATCCGGCCGCGTCGTTATTCAAGGCTGCTTGTGCGAGGGCCATTGCAAAGACGGTCCGAATATCAAGATAGACGGAGAGCTGATTCAAGGCGTTAAGCCCGGAATGATTGCAGATCTCCTCGAGCACAAACTGTGCCGGAGCGAGCAATGA
- the feoB gene encoding ferrous iron transport protein B has product MNLHIALAGNQNCGKTSLFNQLTGSNQHVGNFPGVTVEKKEGTVRKNGTMTVVDLPGIYSLSPFTAEEVVSRDFLVHERPAVIVNILDATNIERNLYLTLQLMTLGIPMVLALNMMDEVRSNGMTIDFATMEQELGLFIIPIVANKGEGIDELLERVQDAATGKSPLSGNSPRKIDFCAGPVHKALHAITHIIEDNSRRIGFEPRFAATKLIEGDPPLEKALDLTQTDKDIVKKIVSEMEHDLGTDREAAIADMRYAFIEKLVLKTIVRSRGESREQERSIKIDRVLTHAYFGIPVFVLVMATVFWITFGPIGSAISDLFSAAVDLVVQLSASGLERAGVNPWMRSLIVDGALTGVGSVLSFLPIIVILFFFLSLLEDSGYMARVAFVLDSLLRKIGLSGRSFVPMLIGFGCTVPAVMATRTLSSERDRKLTILLAPFMSCSAKVPVYSVFCAAFFPNHTALVMMLLYFGGIVVAVISGLIFKNTIFKGNSVPFVLELPVYRLPSFSALRIHLWSKVQDFISRAFTIIFLGSLIVWLLTNLTWGFHLAEDSSLSILASLGSFVAPLFALNGFDNWQAVAALVSGFTAKEAVISTLSVVLPEGLASYFTPLSAASFLVFTLLYTPCLAAVAAMRREFASLKWTAAAVGFQLFVAWFFSALAYTAGSIWI; this is encoded by the coding sequence ATGAACCTTCACATCGCGCTCGCCGGAAACCAGAATTGCGGAAAAACCTCTCTTTTCAATCAGCTGACCGGAAGCAATCAGCATGTCGGGAATTTTCCCGGCGTTACCGTGGAAAAGAAAGAAGGCACGGTGCGGAAGAACGGGACGATGACTGTCGTCGATCTGCCCGGGATTTATTCGCTTTCGCCGTTTACCGCCGAAGAAGTGGTTTCCAGGGATTTTCTCGTCCATGAAAGGCCCGCCGTCATCGTCAACATCCTCGATGCCACCAATATTGAACGAAACCTCTATCTTACCCTCCAGTTGATGACCCTCGGCATTCCGATGGTGCTTGCCCTTAATATGATGGACGAGGTCCGTTCCAACGGCATGACGATCGACTTCGCCACCATGGAGCAGGAACTGGGGCTTTTCATCATTCCCATAGTAGCGAATAAGGGCGAGGGCATCGACGAGCTTCTGGAGCGGGTGCAGGACGCGGCGACGGGGAAATCGCCCCTTTCAGGCAATTCTCCGCGAAAAATCGATTTTTGCGCCGGTCCTGTCCACAAGGCCTTGCATGCCATCACTCATATAATTGAAGACAATTCCCGCCGGATCGGTTTCGAACCGCGGTTTGCCGCCACTAAATTGATCGAAGGCGATCCTCCTCTTGAGAAAGCGCTCGATTTGACTCAAACCGATAAAGACATCGTAAAAAAGATCGTTTCAGAAATGGAACATGATCTGGGAACCGACCGCGAAGCCGCCATAGCAGATATGCGGTATGCCTTCATCGAAAAACTTGTTTTAAAAACCATAGTGCGTTCGCGCGGAGAGTCGCGGGAGCAGGAACGCTCGATCAAGATAGACCGCGTGTTGACTCATGCGTATTTCGGCATTCCCGTGTTCGTTCTCGTGATGGCGACGGTGTTCTGGATAACATTCGGGCCGATAGGAAGCGCGATATCGGACCTGTTCTCCGCCGCGGTGGATTTAGTCGTACAATTGTCCGCTTCAGGTTTGGAACGAGCGGGCGTAAATCCCTGGATGCGTTCGTTGATAGTAGACGGAGCCTTGACCGGAGTGGGGAGCGTGTTATCCTTCCTTCCGATCATCGTTATTCTGTTTTTCTTTCTTTCTCTTCTTGAAGACTCAGGATACATGGCCCGGGTCGCCTTCGTTCTCGATTCGCTGCTGCGCAAGATCGGCCTGTCCGGCAGGTCCTTCGTCCCGATGCTGATCGGATTCGGATGCACCGTGCCCGCCGTAATGGCGACAAGGACGCTCTCGAGCGAAAGGGACAGAAAGCTGACGATTTTGCTTGCCCCCTTCATGTCCTGTTCGGCCAAGGTTCCAGTGTATTCGGTTTTCTGCGCCGCTTTTTTCCCGAATCATACCGCTCTGGTGATGATGCTCCTGTACTTCGGCGGCATCGTCGTCGCGGTAATAAGCGGCCTGATTTTTAAGAATACGATATTCAAGGGGAATTCGGTTCCCTTTGTTCTTGAGCTTCCGGTGTATCGTCTTCCATCCTTTTCCGCGCTTCGCATCCATTTATGGTCGAAGGTTCAGGACTTCATCAGCCGGGCATTCACCATTATTTTTCTCGGCTCGCTGATCGTGTGGCTTTTGACCAATCTGACGTGGGGCTTTCATCTTGCGGAGGACAGCTCTCTCAGTATTCTTGCTTCGCTCGGCTCTTTCGTCGCTCCGCTGTTCGCGTTGAACGGCTTCGACAACTGGCAGGCCGTAGCCGCCCTGGTGAGCGGATTTACCGCGAAGGAAGCGGTCATCAGCACCTTGTCGGTTGTTCTTCCGGAAGGCCTGGCCTCGTACTTTACGCCGCTTTCTGCCGCGTCCTTCCTTGTTTTTACCCTTCTCTATACTCCGTGTCTCGCCGCGGTGGCGGCTATGCGCAGAGAGTTCGCTTCCCTTAAGTGGACCGCGGCGGCTGTAGGGTTTCAGCTTTTCGTTGCCTGGTTTTTTTCGGCGCTTGCGTATACGGCGGGAAGCATATGGATATGA
- a CDS encoding 4Fe-4S dicluster domain-containing protein: protein MLNINNGAAQIKREILVRIAKLQLAGKLEEGVHYIPREMAPRNSEPRRCCIYHDREVLRLRVMARLGHSVEDYDDEKKLAEYAKEALEREKPTEPMLTVLDDACNACVRAHYMVTNACQACIARPCMMNCPKKCIDITGGRAHIDPEACVNCGICMQNCPYHAIIRIPVPCEEACPVGAISKDENGKERIDYSKCTFCGACMRECPFGAMMDKGQIVDVIRKLMEGKKVVAMYAPAIAAQFRAQPGQLEGAFKAAGFHKTFEVAVGADITADKEAHEFEERMEHGDTLMTTSCCPAYVRAVQIHAPDLIPCVSDTRSPMHYTAEMAKKEDPEYVTVFIGPCLAKRKEGLDDSHVDYVLSAEEIGALFVAKEIDIGECEVIVCGQQPTASGRNFAQSGGVAEAVRVRLKHPENLRPFVINGLDVAGMKQLKAFGKAAAEKKPCEANLVEVMACPGGCIAGPSVITNPKVASAQLKKYVEKGS, encoded by the coding sequence ATGCTTAATATCAACAATGGTGCCGCGCAGATCAAGCGCGAAATCCTTGTACGGATCGCGAAGCTTCAACTGGCCGGAAAGCTGGAAGAAGGCGTGCATTATATTCCTCGCGAAATGGCTCCCCGGAATTCCGAGCCGCGCAGATGCTGCATTTACCACGATCGCGAAGTGCTGCGCCTGCGCGTGATGGCACGGCTGGGACACAGCGTGGAAGACTACGACGACGAAAAGAAGCTTGCCGAATACGCGAAGGAAGCCCTGGAGCGCGAAAAGCCGACCGAGCCGATGCTGACGGTTCTGGACGACGCTTGCAACGCCTGCGTCCGCGCTCATTATATGGTAACCAACGCGTGCCAGGCGTGCATCGCGCGGCCCTGCATGATGAATTGCCCGAAGAAGTGCATCGACATCACCGGCGGACGCGCCCATATAGATCCCGAGGCTTGCGTGAACTGCGGCATCTGCATGCAGAACTGTCCGTATCACGCGATCATCCGTATTCCCGTTCCCTGCGAGGAAGCCTGCCCGGTCGGAGCGATCAGCAAGGACGAGAACGGCAAGGAACGCATCGATTACTCGAAGTGCACCTTCTGCGGCGCTTGCATGCGGGAGTGCCCCTTCGGGGCGATGATGGACAAGGGCCAGATCGTAGACGTGATCCGCAAGCTGATGGAGGGAAAAAAGGTCGTGGCGATGTACGCTCCGGCGATCGCCGCCCAGTTCCGCGCACAGCCGGGCCAGCTCGAAGGAGCTTTCAAGGCGGCCGGCTTCCATAAAACCTTCGAAGTCGCGGTCGGCGCGGACATCACCGCCGACAAAGAGGCTCACGAGTTCGAGGAACGCATGGAGCACGGAGACACCCTCATGACGACGTCATGCTGTCCGGCCTATGTGCGCGCGGTGCAGATTCACGCTCCCGACCTGATCCCCTGCGTATCCGACACGCGATCGCCCATGCACTACACGGCTGAAATGGCGAAGAAGGAAGACCCCGAGTACGTGACCGTGTTCATCGGTCCCTGCCTCGCCAAGCGGAAGGAAGGCTTGGACGATTCCCATGTGGATTACGTGCTTTCCGCAGAAGAGATCGGAGCCCTGTTCGTCGCCAAGGAAATCGACATCGGCGAATGCGAAGTGATCGTATGCGGACAGCAGCCGACCGCGAGCGGACGGAATTTCGCGCAGTCCGGCGGAGTCGCGGAAGCGGTGCGCGTCCGGTTGAAGCATCCGGAAAACCTGCGGCCCTTCGTGATCAACGGGCTCGATGTCGCCGGAATGAAGCAGCTGAAAGCTTTCGGCAAGGCCGCTGCCGAGAAGAAGCCCTGCGAAGCAAACCTGGTCGAAGTTATGGCCTGTCCCGGCGGCTGCATCGCCGGACCTTCCGTTATTACAAACCCGAAGGTCGCAAGCGCGCAATTGAAAAAATACGTAGAAAAAGGAAGCTGA
- a CDS encoding methyl-accepting chemotaxis protein yields MFKLRDLRVRSKLFVVFALIITVIIGGFGYVFYTLTGMNSATDGIYNEGLVGIQHLLEADRDAYQSSIAISHALNNLGMGADVDVSSYITEAKANIEQVNQRFEVFEKVSVAAGLDGKDFFRQYKDGYAEMQSLTSKIVDALGAKRLDEASGVYFGPYSAAFSRTRTAMDELTGIMTAETQKNYTMAQSGFAAALIILVVIMSVIVFISVVSGLILTNLLTRPLVDTGLFAQKIGGGDLTVLMDEAHRTRKDEFGNLARIIDQMKETLMDVIAHSGEISRNVKAGSIELSGTAQQLSQGATEQASLAEEVSASMEQMSGAVQQSSDNATETDRIAVKAAQDAEESGIAVREAVSMMKEIAAKISIIEEIARQTNLLALNAAIEAARAGESGKGFAVVASEVRKLAERSQASAGEIGALSSRTVVAAERVGSLLEQLVPDIKKTADLVQEISASSREQKSAVDQTSSAIRQLDSVIQQNASASEELASTAEELSAQAESLDEVLQYFTIPADSGANTELIVAARK; encoded by the coding sequence ATGTTCAAATTAAGAGATTTAAGGGTTCGGTCCAAGCTTTTCGTTGTGTTCGCCCTGATCATCACGGTGATAATCGGCGGGTTCGGCTATGTTTTTTATACGTTGACCGGCATGAATTCCGCGACTGACGGCATTTATAACGAGGGGCTTGTAGGCATACAGCATTTGTTGGAAGCCGACCGCGACGCGTATCAATCAAGCATCGCGATTTCCCATGCGCTCAATAATTTGGGCATGGGCGCAGACGTAGATGTCTCGTCGTATATAACCGAAGCGAAAGCGAATATTGAACAGGTTAATCAGCGGTTTGAGGTATTCGAAAAGGTTTCTGTCGCAGCCGGCTTGGATGGAAAGGATTTCTTCCGGCAATATAAAGACGGCTATGCCGAAATGCAAAGCCTGACTTCTAAAATTGTAGACGCACTGGGGGCAAAACGCCTCGACGAAGCGAGCGGCGTGTATTTTGGACCGTATTCCGCTGCGTTCTCCAGGACGCGCACGGCGATGGACGAACTGACCGGTATAATGACTGCTGAAACTCAGAAGAATTATACGATGGCTCAAAGCGGGTTCGCCGCCGCTTTGATCATTCTTGTCGTTATTATGAGCGTTATTGTTTTTATTTCTGTGGTGTCCGGCTTGATTCTCACGAATCTGTTGACAAGGCCGTTGGTCGATACCGGATTATTCGCGCAGAAAATCGGGGGCGGAGATCTGACTGTTCTCATGGACGAAGCGCACCGAACAAGAAAAGACGAATTCGGAAATCTGGCGAGAATCATCGATCAGATGAAAGAAACGCTCATGGACGTCATAGCCCATTCCGGGGAAATTTCGCGGAATGTGAAGGCAGGCAGCATCGAGCTAAGCGGTACTGCCCAGCAGCTGTCTCAGGGCGCGACCGAGCAGGCGTCGCTTGCCGAAGAGGTTTCCGCCTCGATGGAGCAGATGTCGGGCGCGGTTCAACAGAGCAGCGACAACGCTACCGAGACGGATCGAATCGCGGTGAAAGCGGCTCAGGACGCCGAGGAAAGCGGCATCGCGGTGCGCGAAGCGGTGAGCATGATGAAGGAGATCGCGGCGAAAATTTCGATAATCGAAGAAATTGCCCGCCAAACCAATCTTCTGGCATTGAATGCCGCGATCGAAGCCGCGCGGGCGGGAGAATCAGGCAAGGGCTTTGCCGTAGTCGCATCCGAAGTGCGCAAGCTCGCCGAACGGAGCCAGGCGTCCGCGGGAGAGATCGGCGCCCTGTCGTCCAGGACGGTTGTGGCCGCGGAACGGGTCGGATCGCTACTTGAGCAGCTTGTTCCCGATATCAAGAAAACCGCGGATCTTGTGCAGGAGATAAGCGCTTCCAGCCGCGAGCAGAAATCCGCCGTCGATCAAACCTCGAGCGCCATCAGGCAGCTGGATTCGGTCATTCAGCAGAACGCGAGCGCCTCGGAAGAACTCGCGTCCACCGCCGAAGAACTTTCAGCCCAGGCGGAAAGCCTCGACGAAGTGCTGCAGTATTTTACGATTCCCGCTGACAGCGGAGCGAATACCGAACTGATTGTTGCGGCGCGGAAATAG
- a CDS encoding FeoA family protein: MGGTGALRRRLLDMGLTPGTKVLVRKTAPFGDPLELSLRGYELTLRGEDARNIRVKVVSQ; this comes from the coding sequence GTGGGCGGAACGGGCGCTTTGCGGCGCAGGCTGCTCGACATGGGGCTTACGCCCGGGACAAAGGTGCTGGTGCGGAAAACAGCTCCGTTCGGCGATCCGCTGGAATTGAGTCTTCGCGGATACGAGCTGACTTTGCGCGGAGAAGACGCCCGGAACATACGGGTTAAGGTCGTAAGCCAATGA
- a CDS encoding metal-dependent transcriptional regulator → MPDSLTASKQDYLETILDFTAEAGQVRSIDIARALGVSRASVNKSLGFLKESGLIEHEHYGDVKLTEAGLRAARQVRARHNLLKLFLIDILKVSPDTAEQDACRMEHAISRETVEKLEVYLKTTLAQNNAE, encoded by the coding sequence ATGCCCGATTCATTAACCGCGTCAAAACAGGATTACCTGGAAACGATACTCGATTTCACGGCTGAAGCAGGACAGGTGCGCTCGATAGACATAGCGCGCGCGCTCGGCGTATCCCGCGCAAGCGTCAACAAGTCGTTAGGCTTTTTAAAAGAATCAGGCCTCATCGAACACGAGCATTACGGCGACGTAAAACTCACAGAAGCCGGATTGCGGGCCGCGCGCCAGGTGAGGGCGAGGCATAACCTGCTCAAACTCTTCCTGATCGACATCCTTAAAGTTTCCCCTGATACGGCCGAACAGGACGCCTGCCGGATGGAGCACGCGATAAGCCGTGAAACGGTCGAAAAACTCGAGGTGTACCTTAAAACAACCCTCGCCCAAAACAACGCGGAATAA